A stretch of DNA from Anopheles nili chromosome 2, idAnoNiliSN_F5_01, whole genome shotgun sequence:
GCGGCGGAAGTACGCTGATGCCGCCTTTAACAAATTCTGGATTGTGCACGAAACACGAACGAGCTCATATCAAAGCTCGGAGGGCGCCGATTTGGgcgataaaacacacacacacacataaacctTTGAGGTTCCAACCTCAAGCCTTTTCACGGTCCGCGAGGTCGGTTGTTTCAATGAAACAATTCCAATGATAAGATATCGAAACGACGGAACGAACCATCGAATGGAATGGAGCCGCTTTCCCAAAGATacctactatctagcgaaacgtTCGATGCCGCGTTTTGAGTACGCGACTCGCGAGTACTCAGTCCATAGGAACCTCCATCGGGAACGGGTGGTCTACgggaatatttatttataacacACGAGTGTGCGCCACGTACACGCCCCGGTGAGGCtaggaagcgaacgaagcgagCGATGGGACTGAAGTTAAAGTGGTTCCGACGAAGGATCACCTTCGAAGGTGTACCACGGGCAGAAGAGCGCAATATACGGCGCAAGGAGGTATGTAGTTGTGTCcgggggaaggaaaatcctTCACTAAAATGGTTCCATTGCACCGATTTAATGTGACTTTACCGCCGAATCCACGACAGACTACGAGCGGAACCGTAACAGGGGTTTATCGACAGAGTGCTCATTTCGAGGACTACATTGAGCCGGTGTCATCTTCTTATTGGACACCTCCACCACAAGCGATAGCGCGAGCAAGTAAGCATTGGGTTTAAATGAGGGTCGAATTCCCAGGATCTCGTAGTAACTCCGAGAATATTGCATCCTAACAGCATTCCGTCCAAGTAAGGATGTTCCTACACCAACCAAACCAGCGGAGGCTACGACAACAACGTCCAACAATGCGCTATTGCGTACGCAGACCCCAACGGAATCACCAACAacttcatcaacatcatcccCACCACCTCCGGTGGCCATTCGCACCGGAATCTCCTCCGTCAGCAGGCCACACTCAATGGGTAATGGCGTCATCGGTGGTGCGAGTGATAAGATAGGTGAACGAGTGCAATACACCGGCGGGTATGAAATGCCACCTGAACCGACGTACGCTGCGCCTCAGCCTCCGGTTAGGAAGAATGGAGCGAAATTCGCCAAAGCCCGATCGGTGGGAAAtttgtcggtggaaaacaacgGCGCGTCGGTGGAGAAGATGTTGAGTGGACAGCTTAACGAAGCAATGGCAGTGCCACACTCGGTGGAGGTGTTGTTGGACACTACCCATCATGGAGGTACTACTTCCACTCTTTCTCCACCATCCGTCCAACGTGAGCAACAGGTTGTTGTGCCAATGCCAAGATCAGCGTCAAGCAATTCACTGCCAATTCGTGACGTGACTCTAGAAGTAAAACAAGAGCTTCCTCGAGAGAGGGAAGTAAATTTAACATCTGATTACGTGGAGTCTCTAGCCACCGAGGAACGACAGGATGAGGAACCGATCTACGATTCCTTCCAAGCGATATTCGAACGGGTGAAAATCCGCAAACCTGCCAATCCTGCTGCACAACGATCCGACACAACGTCGAGTGCTTCGGAAGTTTCCGAAGTACCTTCTCCTCCATCAGAACTGATTGTGGAGGAGCAACCTACAGTCACCGAGCCACCGAAACAACCTTCCCCAACGGTGCCGAAATCAATTCTAAAAAAACGTGCCCCACCACCACCTGAATTGCCGCCCATCACCGTGGAAGCGACCTCGAGTATGGTGAATTTCCCAACCGAACCCGTGATCATGATTCCGACTCCACCACCAAGGACTACGCGGATCACCACGACGACACCGGCCATTGAAGAACCTGCGGAACCTCTCTCATTCGTTGCTGTAAAAGAGAGAATACAGCATGAATCTAAACCAACTCCGATGCCGCTTTCTAATGGGGCTAAAAACGACGATTCCGACGACTCCGATGACTTCAATTGGGACTTTGTGCAACGGCATCGATCAAGCATCAACCAAACGGTGGCCGCCCAAACGCAGATCGATCCGGAAGTGCTGCGGAATGCTCCTGCATCATTACGAAACGGTCCACCCGGGGGTTTGCCATCGACCCGTGGCCAACCGGAACCTATCGCTCAACCACGGACGCTGCGTGGAATGCGCAACCAAAGGGTACATCAACTCGATAACAACACAAGCAGGAACGGTGTTGCTGCAGGTGCCACAGCGCTAGAAGTTCCCCCTCGAAAGGCACGCGCCAGTGACTCAAACGAATCGGAAACGTCTGCCTAAAACGTGTTACTAATAAATCGCAACAACGTCGATCCATTTGGcgttgggggaaaaaacactCACGGTGGGCTTTAGTCATTAATCACCATATCACAATGAGTAAGTGACCGGGTGAGTCACACGGTTGCCGATAAAATTCCTACATCATCTCATCGTTTATGTCCGATATCAAACACGGTGTTGTGGCACGAGTCTGGTCAGCTTAAAAGGTCAAAATGCGCTTCTTCCGAGAACTGGCTCTCCACTTACCTGTGTAGTTTGGCTAGCGGGAAGTGTAGGCATAGCTTCTGGTGGAATTCGCAGAATTCTTTGTACGAGCGGAACAGGTACGCCGCGTCCGGTTGATGCTGCCGCTCGACCCGTAATATGTACGTGTAATACTTCTCCTGATCGTATCGTTTCTGAAACCCGTGCACTGCGACCGTTTTCAACCGACCGTCTTGGGCCATCctggggaggcaaaaaaaaccatcgttaGATGTTACTTCCGACAGGATCTATAGCCGGTACTCACGTGTAAACCCGCGGTATAAAGCTCAACAGCTCACCATCGCCCGTTTCGGCGGAAAACTTCATCTGCGCGATGTTGTGCAAGAAGAAGTTAAACTGCGTGAACCACGACTTGAGCGAGATGTGAATCATCTTTGCGAATGTGGCCGCTGCCTCCGGGTTCGATTGGCCCGGGAGTAGCGCGTTCCGGACGTAATTTACCGCTTCCACCGTCACGCCTGGGATGCCGGAAGTTGCCATCAAGGCAAACATGTGCAACAGCAAGTCACTGTGCCGGCGGACGATGTTAAACGCCGTGCAGCACAGATCGACGAACTGATGGAACTTGGCTGACGGACGATCACCTCCGTTTATCACATACGCCATGTCAGACGTCAGCACGAATGGCGTTCGATCActggaaaaaaggataaatgAGGAAATGAATAACGGTCTTGGGAGTTAGAGCATGCTCCGGAACCCATCTACGTACCGTTTAAAGTTACCAAACATCTGCGCGTCACCGAGAAACTTTCCAAAGTCGATGTGAAACAGATGCCCGGACGTCTTGAGCATAATGTTGTCGTTATGCCTATCACAAATGCCGAGTATGTACGTTGCCACCGAGTATCCGGCGCACGAGCGCGTAAAGTTCTCCACCGCCCGCTGATACTCAAGCTGGCTTGGATTCTGCTTCGCCAGCCACTCCGCGATCGATTTATCCTTAAACGACCCGGTCACACCCCACTCGACCTGGATCTTGCGCAACGTTTCCGAATCTGACACAAGTTCGATCATACCACGCTTGTACGCCGTCGGCACACAGTTAAACGTGACCATCTTTAGGTCGAGCCCTTCACGCAGCCACATCTTGTCCATGATCCGCACCATCTGGATCGTGAGTGCGTCCTGCTGCAGATCGTCACCCGCTTTAAAGATGGCTGGTACCACAACTCGATCGGGTCCTGCGAAGGTGATCTTCAACGGGAGCGTGTTCGAGTTGAAGTAGTTGCAACTGCGTACGACCACACCGGTCACTTCGGAACCCGGTTCGAGTGGTAGCACGGTTGGAGCGTCAATCAGCATCTGGTTGACAGACTCGAGGCCCTGTTTCAACATCTGCAACCGGTGTGTGTCCTTCGCTTGCTTCACACTCTGAGCCACTTCGCCGAGTCGCTTGCACATCAGGTTTTGCGAGAGGAACCGCTTCGTTAGCTTCTCACCGCAAATCGCCAGCAACGCGCGCAACATCAGCAGGTTACGCCGGTGATAACGTGCCTGATTCATCAACACCTCGTCACAAACCGTCTCCTGTGTGTCGATCATGTTTTGGGGTGCCTCACCGGGCAGACTATGCAGCAGCAACCAGTAAAGGTGATGCGCTATTCTCGGTGACTCAAGCGACTTCCGGAGTAGCAGGATAGCTAGTGGTGAACCCTCATAAGTGTCGTGTTTCAACGCCTGCAGCAGTTGGGGTAGATAGTCCACCAGCTCGTCGTTTGGCATAGCTGAAATCCACTCCACGGCTTGACGGCGCACCTCCAGATCCGGATAACGCGGCAGCAGCAATTCCAGCGCCTGCACCGGACTGAGCACTGTCCAGGATTTAATGAGCGCGTGTAGATCCGCCAAACAAGCGTAGTCCCAGCTATGCGCGGCGTGCAATATCTTAGGCAATGCGTGCGGGAACCGATGCAGATAGTGGCGCTTTTCCCACAGTACTTCCCGCTTCTCGAGCTTATCCGGTGAGTAACCCTGCTCGGCCGTGTCAATTAACTCCTGCTGCAGGTTGCGATCGAGACTGGCAAAATCCAGCTGCACCACCTGCGGCAGATTGGAGATCGGTTCCGGGAAAAGCACCGCACCACCGTAACTCGGTATTTCGATGCCAAGAATCGGATAGCTGGCCCCGATCGGGTACGTGCCCTTCGATGGTGCCGGTCCAAAGTACTTATCCGTCGTCGGAGGCCACATCGGCAGCAGATACGAACCCTGGATCATTTTCCGttcgaaatcgaaaaactGCAGCGAACTCCAACCCAGCTCCACCTTCATCATCCGCCCTTCTGAACCGCCACTATCGCCCActccggtgggtgggggtgcaTTGGCCGTGCCCGTTCCTCCGTCACTTCCACCACCATCTACAGGTTCCCGCGTGCAACCGTACAGCACCAGCACAAGGCGAGCTTCACGTGGCATCGTGCAGACCGGATTCCGGAACATGATCCACGAGTTGAACGTCAACCGTGGGTAGATGCCGGACAGCTCGTTCGAGCACTGCACAACGTACGGTTCGCTAATGTACCGGGCACCGTGGTAAATCTGCACTCCGAGGTTGTACTCGTCGTGTTTCCAATGCATCGGAGGTCGGTGCAAACAAGTCACGCTAACCATCACTGCCTGCGAAATGTTGCAGATCGAGATCGGGTTCGCATTGTATTCGGGCACGTTTACGCAGAAGTTGACGCGGAATGCACGGGTGTAGATTTCCAGCAGGCTCTGGATTGCGTGGCGTACCTCGTTGCACCGATATCGGATTTGTTCAGGCATTGTGCGTGGTCTGAGCTTCACCTCCGCGTAATCACCGCTTTCAGACATGATCGCGAGGCTGCCATTATTGTACAGCTGTTCATCTCCACCTTCGCCGTAGCTGTACACGGTTTGCACGTTATCGCAGTACCGTCGCAGCTCCTCGATCGATTTTGCAATCTCTAGCGTATCGAGGGATCCGAGTAGGTTGCATATTGCTTTCACCGCTTGGATCACACCGGAACAGGACAGGATCGTGCGACCTGATGGTCCATCGTCGGCTGAAGACTGTAGCTTCTCGATTTCAGCTTCGAGCGTCTCTAACAGGATCATGAGATCGTCGTAACCGATCGAGAGTGCCGTTTCTTTCGGCACTAGGTGCTCCAGCCGCAGATCCGCATTCTGATCGTCGTCCTGTGCCGTTCGCGCTATCGCTCGCATTGTACGGGCTGTTTTCGGAACAAACCCTAGCTGAACGTCGTGTTCGAGCTTGATGCTATCATGCACACATTGTAGTTGATTTAGACGCGATCGCACACACAGGATCTCTTGGATGCCGATCGCTTTCAGCACGTAATCGCTCACCGTCAACCGGATTTGACCCTCGAGCGCACAGTACACCTGCGCAATCACATGCTCGACCGTGGTCGTAACTGTGGAAGGATAAACGCACGATTAAATCACCATCGGAAAGGAAATTAACCCACGAAGCATATACTCACTATCACAGGTAAATGGTATCGGTGGTCCGTAGCCATCAATTTGACCCTTCGTTTGGTCGCCTTCACTGAAACAATCCAGAGCCGGATGCACCAGCAGCTTGATGCTCGTTCCCTCTTGATAGCGATTGTCGAATTCCGCTGCTACAATGTGGCCCACATTTGTGCCTTCATCTTCAAAATGATATTGGTCTAACAAACAGAAAGGATAACGTGAAATAATCATATTTCCCAGAGTCCTAATGTCAGATCCTAGGGATCAATCCTTTGCTAACCTCTCAGCTGCTTCACCATCGTGTAAAATGCAACCAGCTCTTTATCGCAGGTCTTTGCAACCACCACGTTCTCGTACAGCTTGTAGGGCATAGCGCGACGTCCAGTATTACCCACCGGGGCCATCTTTCGTTGCATGATCTCGTACGTCGACTGTTCGTCGTGGTGGGCCGGTGTGCCTCGCAGCATCGTGTGGTAAAAACCACCAGCTGAATTGCGCGGTGGCAATGGTGGAGGTTCACCATCTCCAGCGGCCAGTGGCGTGGACATGGACACTTCACCAGGGCTCGTAACCCATCCGTACGTGCAGCTTTCGGAAAGGGATCCGCCGGGTGTATCGGGTGGAATTGCTCCTACGGCACCGTACAAGGAGGCCGGCGGTGATAGGGGTGTGGCTGTTTTATCCGAAAGGGACCGATTGACGACGGCTTCATAGACGGGATCCGAGTACTGTGTGCCACCGGTGTAGATGTAGTCGAACGGATCGTAATCCTCGTAGTAGGTGGAGGCCGTTTCAtctgtttaaaaaaaggaagataacaagaaaaagaaaaacaattgaTTAGAAACAGATGGAAAAGCTCcggaaaaatcgcacaaaaaaaggaatcgtCTGCAGACAAGTGTAACGCGTCCCGTTCGCGACTACCAGCCTAAGCTACACACATGTACAAGAACGTTAAACTATTGCATCGCAATACATTTAAAAAACCAAATTTACACCCCCTatttaacaaacaaatgcCAAACCTTTCGAATTTCTTTTAGCCTTCTGAGCACCGAGAGACAACCGCACGCGCAACACTTTCATCATTTTACACTGCTGCCGCTTGTCGAGCGTTTAAACGCAACATTACAAATGGAATATTAAAAGAGATACCGTCGCCATTCATAAGAGGAAAGATAAAACTAGCTTTATTGCGTTTTCGATTCGTATGCGGTTTCCGTTGGATGttggttacttttttttttgctgtcctcCTTCCTGCGCTTATGTTTGCACAATCCGCTCACTCGATTAGCCCTGCACACATTGCACCTAGCACACTGTTCGATCGCACAAGTACGTCGGCCAGCCGGCCGGCTCTATCAGTACGACTCGAGGGCCGCTCGTACGGGGGAGATGGCCATAAAGGAGCACCAACAAAGTAGCGTCTGGTTTATGTTATGACTACTTATTGTAACTAAAAAATCTAATATTTTAAACGCGATAAAGCATGCGGTTCTTTCGCTCGATCGGCTATGCAGCTGATGCCACTGTTTCTAGTATTCTAAGCAATAAGGCACGATACTTTAAGGACAAATGTTACGTTCACACGCCAACGCATCACCGCGAGCATATGCGAATGATGCGCGTgaggttgtttcttttttagaATATTACGTACGCTTCACCATTCACAAACAACGCAGCACCAAACGTGACACACAATGGTTTGGTATGGGGACTGATAAGATTAAAGCACGATAAAGACCGTCCCGAGGAATACGGCACTACATAAGCGCACCTGTCTGTTCCGCAATACATTCATACACTAATACTATCGAGCGCAACAACTACAGCATTGTTTGAACataaaatttatcatcttTTGACATACGAGTAGGTTTCTCTGAGGCTCTAGGTAAACGCGTCTGCCTCGAAGTATCCATTTGACCCTAACCATTACAAAGCAAACCCGTACGAAACGGGCAGCACAATTCCATCTCACTCGTGTTGCAGTGTTGGCGCAACATGACGGGATTTCCGGCTGCACTGCGAACAAATCTCGCGAGACGCTCTTGGCTAAGCTCGAGCGCGAGCGCCCCCGTCTAATGCCATTAAGCGATAATTACCATGTGCGCGGGAGTGGATATGACGCTATCGCTAGGCACGCTTcgaagagagaaacaaaaacaaatgcacacatTGGCTGCAACTGTGACGCTGTTGCATTCGAGTGCAATTTAGCTCATTGCATGCATGCAATAATACTCTCTCTTGCGCTTGAAAAAACAGTGAATCTGTTCCTATGATACCTAACAGGAGTCAAtacgaaagtaaaaataaaattagctAATGCCGCGGAATTTCCCTGGTGTGTATAAttttaacaaagaaaaaaaaacccctcttTAAAGCGCAgcgaatcaattttccactaTTTTTCTTAACGATAATGTTGTCTTATTTGTTCGAGAAGCGGCGAACTATGTGTGAAATAGATGTGCGGTGTCGTTATCTAACCTACGCTACATTAGAACCTATTATTGTCCGTGCCTGTCTTTTGTCGTGTGCTGTGCTTTTCTACGGAGGAATTGCACCTCGTGCAAGTTGGTCGAATCCGACGACCGCGTGATCTCTAGGGTTGATGTGCTAGTTTACCTTTATCGTCTTCGGCGCTGCTACCACTGGACGAGCGATTGCCGCACAGCAGCGGATCGAACGCTTCCAGCACGGACACGCGCGGGTTGTCCTCGAACCCCAGATCGATTAAATCCGTTCCCTTCGCTCCCAACCGGTTCGAAGGCAGCTGTCCCGAGGGATCGCTTTTCGCGCGCATTACGACCGCTGCATTCGTCGCACCGTCCCGAGCCGGCGATGGTTGCCTAGCGAGTGCTGTAGCAATCACTTGGCTTTGTGGTTGCGAATACGAGCGTCCGGCAGCGCCTAGTTTAGGTACGTGCACTAGAGCCGATTCCGGATTGCTAACCGGTGTCGCTCCATTCATACCGGTAGCGTGCAGTGAAGAATAGCTGGAAGGAGCGACAGGGACACCGAACGGCACTGATGGCTGCGACATCTGAGGTATCTGAGCTGCTGAAGTGTGATGGGTAGTGGCCACCGGAACGGTAGGAAAACTAACACCCGGCACCGTTCCGTAAGGTGCTCCGGCGTACATGGGAGCTGTTATATTGCCCGGATAAACCGGAGGAGCCACGATGCCAGGTGCAGGAGCGTGATTTGCCGTTGCTACGGCATACATCGGCGGACTGTTGTACAAACGGTGCAATTCCTCCGGCGTTAGAGGGTTCGGTTTCGAGGTTTGTTGGTTACTGTACGGAACGAGCTGCATCGAAGCGGCATTGTGAGGTCCTTGAAACAGCGCGGAAGCCTGCTGGGTGCCAGCGGGCTGGTAAGCCATCTGATGGAACCCGTAGCTTGCAGAGGACATGCTGAGGCTACGCTGGGTTTTGAATCCCTGGTCAAACTGCGTCCCAGCACCAACTGCCGGTTGGGTGTTCAGTctaaaagagacaaaaaatcaaatggtCAATTTAATCACAAAATTACATCCCAAGCTGCCAGGACTACTCACCTGTGCATTTGCTCGACCAATTCCTTAAGGTTGTTCCGGGCTTCCTCCTTCGGATCGGGCGGTTTCGGAATGGCATTAAACGAAATAAGATCTGTTTGatcgggcgcttttccgctaGGATGTTGATCGTTTGTAAGTGAATGTCGCGCCAAAATACCCGGATTCCGACTATCGCTATACCGTCGCACCGGTCCAGAGGAATCCGTGGGTGGTGATAAGAAGTTTGACGTACTGGCTGCACCCATCGACCCCAGCACGTTGCCAGCTCCGCATGCAACACGCCGCTGCAAGTACGCCCGGTACTCTTCGAGCGTTTTTGGATCCTGAGCCAGCTCCGGTGTCACTTGCCGCTGTTTGGCCCGGATCTTTTCCAGCTCGTGTGTTTCTAGGCTTAACGCTTTCGCACGCTCGATATCCGCCAGGTACCTCTTCTCGATCTCCAGCTCGTTCGTGTTTGTGGCCATTAttgtggtgtgtgggtgtgtgactGTAGGTCACTGTAGTACCGTTTGGCCAGCGGATGTTGTGTGTTCCGAATGTGTGTGAtctaaaaaagaaatagacgCAAATCAAGACATAAATGTCATAGCGAAACAAAGTGTTATCATAAAAAAGCATTAAATCTCGATGAAAAAGCGATAACAAACagtgaagttttttttatcactattTCGCTAAAGATTAACCGCAACAAATGGAAGTTAGGCCATAAGGCAGCGACGTAACATTCGACGCTGATTAGCAACTTCCGAGTGTTTATCTTGGCTTGACTTCGCTCCGCTCCCATTAACGCTATATGTCTCGTTCTTATCGGCTGGTGTTCAGTGGGAATAGGAAACCTTTAGCATGAATGAGAGGAAGTTGGTAACAAATACTTGCttccacactcacacacaacccAGCGACCGAGCTAAAACTAGCGGCAACAAGTGAGGCCCTTGCAATATCGGTGCAGCGAAttggcttgtttttctttttcacgcgatcgcgatcgtaaaatgtaaacaaaaccctGAACGCATTCATTCAAGCTTTCATCCACATATCGCGGGGATGGAATGCACGGCACCTCTCCCTCTGTGGCTACTTTGATTTGATTGGCATGGAGCCGCAAACAGGTCCTTTCGATTTGCGCGTTACTTTTGCTGCTCTTCACGCCTGTTATTCGCCTTTAGGCCTCTGGAACGCGCGAATAATCATAACAATCTCAACCGGCCGGGTAACATATGGCGTAAACACTCAACGTCTGTGTAGACCCGCAGCAGGCTGATCAAAGCAGGCCATGGAAGAATGCCGTCAGCGGTTTTATTCCACCCATTTCACTCTCCAAATGGTGGCAAATTACAAACGCACGATTGCATCCGCCGGCCTTTGACCGACCGCACCGACATTCTGCGGGCCTCTATCCGTTTGACCCCCTGCAATGCTTGGGGTGTGAGAAGCGAGTAACcgagagagagtgtgaaagagaaaggcGAATCTTCTCGCTCACGCTCGCGTACGTCATTCGCACGTACGGGCACACGCATTTATCGAATCGACCGTCAAAAAAAAGTAGGCGCTGGTCGAATTCAGTAATGAATCACACCGATGTAATGCCCATTTTCGGACACCATGTGCCGAAAAACTTCATCCATTCAACGGAACGCTGGGTGTATGAGCACATATGTGAGGGTACATCACTTTAACTCTGCGAATCTTCCGATGCACTTCCGCGTACGATTCCAGCGCGAGACGTGCGGAATTCTTGACGTGTTCTTCTTATTTGCTTAACCGAAAAATCGACGTGGTCGCTACGGACCCACGAGCCTCGCCCATTTCTGTGGATGGCAAAAGTGGGATATTTTCTTTACTACCTTTCCACTGCACTCCGGTCGGCCTTTCGCTATAGCACCCGCAACTGGTAGTTGATGGAAAGTTGCAGCATGTTTGGCCGTTTCAAGCCTCTTCCTGTTTTACGTGTCTTCAGCGAGGCGGAACCAGGGTGCGGGATGAAAATCCACCTTCTTTAGGCTTTTGCACATTTATTCGCGTGCCTGCCGACTATCGAACACTGCTGCACTTTCTACTGAACCGAGGAATGGTTCCgaatttatgatattttctaACCGAGCTGTACACGCAGCTGCCGTTCACGCGAAACTTCCAAGACTTTTTgactttttccttcctttttctaTATTCCACGGCCAATATTTCGGTAAACAGCCCTATTTTGACAGCCGTACCGAGTTGAGTTTATATGGCTGCTAGTGAGGGTTTGAGCTTTGATCGAGCATCGGAAGGATTTTCTATTCATCTCAGATTCATCAGAGTCCTTGAAAATGAACTTCTAAATGCCCATATAAAAGaaattgcaacaaatttttgtttcatcgatCTTGCTTTTGAATAATTAAACCATGTTATCAACAAGCGCTTGTAATGGCGATGTTTTATAGGTAAACATTCAGTCGACATTCAGTGTTGTCGACGGAGCGATGTTTCCTTCTCAACATGACAATTCGACATTGGAATTGTTTACCTAATTTTCATTAGACGCGCAAGTACAGTGTAAAAGGTAGTGAAAACTTAAATTTCTCTCTAATAGCAATAAATAAAGTGTGTGGTAAGTTTCTTACCTTGTAATATGGCTGTCGCTGCAAGCTTCTTCCGGTGATGTGATGTAAAACTTCTGTTTCATTGTTGCATTACAGCGCGATGGATTTCCAAAACCGCGCCGGTGGCAAAACCGGCGGTGGAGGCATGGCTTCCTGGTCGGAGAGCAACCGCGACCGACGCGAACGTCTGCGGCAACTAGCCCTGGAGACGATCGATCTGAACAAGGATCCCTACTTCATGAAGAACCACTTGGGTTCGTACGAATGCAAGCTCTGTCTCACGCTGCACAACAACGAGGGCAGCTACCTCTCGCACACGCAGGGAAAAAAGCATCAGGCGAACCTCGCCCGACGTGCGGCAAAAGAAGCGAAGGAGGCCCCATGGGTGATTCAACCGGAAAAGCCTCGCATTGAACCGAAGAAGTTCGTCAAAATCGGTCGTCCCGGTTACCGGGTGACGAAACAGCGTGATCCGGAAAATGGCCAGCAGTCGCTGCTGTTCCAGATCGATTACCCAGAGATCACGGACGGTATCGTGCCGCGTCATCGGTTCATGTCGGCGTACGAACAGAAAATCGAACCGCCAGACCGCAAATGGCAGTACTTGCTGTTTGCGGCCGAACCGTACGAAACGATCGCATTTAAGGTCCCGTCACGCGAGGTCGAGAAGACGGAGGGCAAATTCTGGACGCATtggaacaaaaacaccaaGCAGTTTTTCCTGCAGTTTTCGTTCAAGCTCGAACCGAAGATCATTCCTCCGCCACCGCCAAACGTACACCGGATGCCTCACCCCGGCCGGCCAATGTTCAATCCCGTTCCCCCACCGCCGATGGGTgtcgttccggttccggctccACCACACATGTAATCGAAACCCCAGTATACAATAAACCATACATTCTTGGACGAAATTGAATTCCTTGTGTCGTCGATTGAGTAGTTAATTGAGTAGTTTAACAAAATCTATCGATTCCAAGCAAACTCGAGGATGACAGACGaatttcatttatattttatttatccaaCATACGGTAACTAAAAATGTGACTCAGGATTCAACCTGAACATCGCAACAACGATGAGAGACAAGAGCCATCGAGAAGCTAATGTCCGAATGAATGAAGtacacattttgtttttattatttttatgtttatttttctcattagttttatgaataataataataatgaataatCGTAATAATATTGCTGCATCCCATGTCAGCATGCGCGTTTTCACTCCAGTTCAGTTGATGTTATTATTacgtgttgttttgttctccTTCGCTTCCGGTTTTCTTTCACTACTTTCACggtttttgctctcctttcaATATTTTAACTTCTTTACCGTGTtgggagcgtgtgtgtgtgttttttctgcttttatgCAGTGCACTTTTCTGTGCaacccaaaaagaaaacacacgatCACCTCGTACTCTCTTCCTTCTCTACACATTTTctgcattcgtttcgttccactACTATACTTAGGTAAAATTTTTACAATTTCACGACCAACTGGAGATTCCCCTGCAGCCGGGCCACTTCAAACGCATCCGCTTATGCTAAAGTCCCGCAGATGCTAACGCACTgcattatgctgctgctgtttagccgcggtgtcctttttctcagTGAATTCCgccgagagaaaaaaaaaccacactcgCGCAACCGCGAAGTACTAGCGCGTGCATCAGCTGGCTTCTGGTTTGAATGGG
This window harbors:
- the LOC128730466 gene encoding phosphatidylinositol 4-phosphate 3-kinase C2 domain-containing subunit beta → MATNTNELEIEKRYLADIERAKALSLETHELEKIRAKQRQVTPELAQDPKTLEEYRAYLQRRVACGAGNVLGSMGAASTSNFLSPPTDSSGPVRRYSDSRNPGILARHSLTNDQHPSGKAPDQTDLISFNAIPKPPDPKEEARNNLKELVEQMHRLNTQPAVGAGTQFDQGFKTQRSLSMSSASYGFHQMAYQPAGTQQASALFQGPHNAASMQLVPYSNQQTSKPNPLTPEELHRLYNSPPMYAVATANHAPAPGIVAPPVYPGNITAPMYAGAPYGTVPGVSFPTVPVATTHHTSAAQIPQMSQPSVPFGVPVAPSSYSSLHATGMNGATPVSNPESALVHVPKLGAAGRSYSQPQSQVIATALARQPSPARDGATNAAVVMRAKSDPSGQLPSNRLGAKGTDLIDLGFEDNPRVSVLEAFDPLLCGNRSSSGSSAEDDKDETASTYYEDYDPFDYIYTGGTQYSDPVYEAVVNRSLSDKTATPLSPPASLYGAVGAIPPDTPGGSLSESCTYGWVTSPGEVSMSTPLAAGDGEPPPLPPRNSAGGFYHTMLRGTPAHHDEQSTYEIMQRKMAPVGNTGRRAMPYKLYENVVVAKTCDKELVAFYTMVKQLRDQYHFEDEGTNVGHIVAAEFDNRYQEGTSIKLLVHPALDCFSEGDQTKGQIDGYGPPIPFTCDITTTVEHVIAQVYCALEGQIRLTVSDYVLKAIGIQEILCVRSRLNQLQCVHDSIKLEHDVQLGFVPKTARTMRAIARTAQDDDQNADLRLEHLVPKETALSIGYDDLMILLETLEAEIEKLQSSADDGPSGRTILSCSGVIQAVKAICNLLGSLDTLEIAKSIEELRRYCDNVQTVYSYGEGGDEQLYNNGSLAIMSESGDYAEVKLRPRTMPEQIRYRCNEVRHAIQSLLEIYTRAFRVNFCVNVPEYNANPISICNISQAVMVSVTCLHRPPMHWKHDEYNLGVQIYHGARYISEPYVVQCSNELSGIYPRLTFNSWIMFRNPVCTMPREARLVLVLYGCTREPVDGGGSDGGTGTANAPPPTGVGDSGGSEGRMMKVELGWSSLQFFDFERKMIQGSYLLPMWPPTTDKYFGPAPSKGTYPIGASYPILGIEIPSYGGAVLFPEPISNLPQVVQLDFASLDRNLQQELIDTAEQGYSPDKLEKREVLWEKRHYLHRFPHALPKILHAAHSWDYACLADLHALIKSWTVLSPVQALELLLPRYPDLEVRRQAVEWISAMPNDELVDYLPQLLQALKHDTYEGSPLAILLLRKSLESPRIAHHLYWLLLHSLPGEAPQNMIDTQETVCDEVLMNQARYHRRNLLMLRALLAICGEKLTKRFLSQNLMCKRLGEVAQSVKQAKDTHRLQMLKQGLESVNQMLIDAPTVLPLEPGSEVTGVVVRSCNYFNSNTLPLKITFAGPDRVVVPAIFKAGDDLQQDALTIQMVRIMDKMWLREGLDLKMVTFNCVPTAYKRGMIELVSDSETLRKIQVEWGVTGSFKDKSIAEWLAKQNPSQLEYQRAVENFTRSCAGYSVATYILGICDRHNDNIMLKTSGHLFHIDFGKFLGDAQMFGNFKRDRTPFVLTSDMAYVINGGDRPSAKFHQFVDLCCTAFNIVRRHSDLLLHMFALMATSGIPGVTVEAVNYVRNALLPGQSNPEAAATFAKMIHISLKSWFTQFNFFLHNIAQMKFSAETGDGELLSFIPRVYTMAQDGRLKTVAVHGFQKRYDQEKYYTYILRVERQHQPDAAYLFRSYKEFCEFHQKLCLHFPLAKLHSLPSGIHVGRSNVKVVAERRLPEIRQFLISLFNAADEIAHSNLVYTFFHPLLRDQQEADINSAKVKGTPAVIEDGQPPTVGGKIKISMQYHRDTLIVMIHHALSLPTTPGGQPPNTYVKVYLKPDSSKATKRKTKVVKKNCNPSFMETLEYRLPLDFIQKKMLQVTIWSHDSLQENAFLGGFELPLAELDLRCEMIQWYQLGYLSRV